AAGATTTCGATCGTTGCTCCGTCTTTATCAACAAGCATAAGACCGTCTGTCCCGACGATTTCGAACCTGTTGAGGGAAGCGGGAGCACCGTAGACAACAGAATAGTTTCCGATTGTTCCATTTTTAAGCGTCATGTTGAAGACCACGCAGTTTTCTGCGCCAAGATAGTCCAGGCTTCTCTTCGAGAATCCGCTTACCTCTTCCACATCGCCAAGGATTTTTCTTAAGGCTGCCACATCGTGCACGCCGCCATCAGAAATGAATCCCCCAATGTGTTCCGGCGTCTGCCTCCACTTGGTCTGAACATACTTGTTATCCTGTCCGAAATCAACCCATTTAAGCCAGCTGAAAGCAAGGGGGTTCCCTATCCTGCCTTCTTTAAGCAGTTTGGCAGCTTTCTCATAAACTTCTATGTGTCTGTAGTTTTCGGCTATGTAAACGGGAGACTCGCCAGGAAGTCTCAACAAAGGTACCGCTTCCTTGACAGAGGCTGCCACCGGCTTCTCACAAATTACCGGTTTATTCGCTCTTCTTGCGGCCGCAATCATCTTAGGATTTAAGGAAATCGGAACTGCAAGGACAACAGCATCGACAGATTCTGAAGCTAACATCTCTTCATAAGAATCAAAGACCATTACGTCGCCACCAACTATCCCGGCGAACTCCTCAGCCTTCTTTCTCGTTCTGCTATTGACAGCAACAACTGTGAATAACTCACTGAGATTTCTCAGTGCCGGAAGATGGAGCTCCCTAGAGGCTATACCTGCCCCAACCACACCCAGATTGATCTTCATACGATTCCTCCTTTGGCAATTCAACTTAAGATTTGAGAGATCCGGGGGATCTTTCTAACCTCGAAGATTCCACTACAGGCTGAAAGAGGAATCAACTTCTTTTGCCCCATCTGATGTTCTCACTTCGTATGAGTCCAAATCTATCCCGAATCTCTCTTTATATCTTGTCTTAATCACTTCAACAATCTTCTTCTCTTCTTCTTTTTCGCACAGGGCAAGTACCGACCCACCGAATCCGGCCCCTATCATTCTCGCACCAGAGACTCCCTTCATCTCCCTTAGAGTATTGACAATAAAATCGGTTTCGTCACAGCTCACTTCGTAGTCGAGAGCGAGGGACTCATGAGACTGAATTAGAAGCCTGCCGAGGTTCTCGAAATTTGAATTGGACATGATTTTTACTGACTCCAGTACCCTCATGTTCTCTGAAACCACGTGCAACGCACGCCGGTAATATAACTCACCCAATCTGCTTCTATTCGGAAAGAGATCTACCATAGAGACATCGCGATAGCTGCTCTTTCCAAGGATTTCAAGAGCCTTTCTTGCTTCTTCTCTTCTCTTGTTATAACCTCCTCTAAGAAGGGAATGATGCACTTTGGAATCAAACACAAGAAATGTGTAGTCACCGAGTTCTAGAGGCACATATTCGTAGCGCATCTCAAGAGTATCAAGAAAGATGGCCTTGTCCTTCTTGCCCATTACAGCCGCAAACTGATCCATAATTCCGCATTTGACTCCGACAAATTCATTTTCTGCCCTTTGAGCATAAGTATAGAGCTTTGTCTCATCGAGCTTCAAATTGAAAGACGAGTTCAGCGCCACAATCATGGCTACTTCAACTGCGGCCGAACTTGAAAGGCCCGCTCCTTCTGGAAGATTGGAGTGAATCTCAATGTTCATGCCACCGAACCCTATGCCGAGTTGATCTTTAAGAACCCACAAGACACCCTTCAGATAATCGCTCCAGTCACCGGTCTTTTCGATTCTTGATTCATCAAATGAGACTGATTCCCTTCCCATCGAGCTCAGCGTTATTCTGCTACCATCTGTCTTCTCGACAGATAGAAGGACGTATTTGTCAATCGCAACTGGTAAAACAAATCCCTCATTGTAATCGGTGTGCTCACCTATAACGTTAATCCTACCGGGTGCAACAAAGTACCTCTTCAAAACTACACCTCCAACATTGTACATATATGCTGTCTGTCCTTAATGAGAGGATAGCACCACCAGAACAAAAAAACAAAGCGGGCCAAGGCCCGCCAGATAGTTTTAGGCTTTTTACTAATGAATTCCCAGAAGATTGTCTATCTTGCTCTTGTCAAATCCAACAATGACCTGACTGCCTATCGTTATGACCGGGACACCCATCTGTCCGCTCTTCTTTACCATTTCCTCTGCCTTGGCTCTATCTTTACTCACGTCGTAGTCTTTGAAAGGGATCCCATTAGTCTTGAAGTAATCTTTCGCTCTCTTGCACCAGGGACAGGATGGGGTAGAATAAACAATAACCTTTGCGTTCATAATCTTACACCTCCGGTTACCCCCAAGGGGTATTTATGAACCCATTATAGAGCTCCGCTTTTTTTATGTCAACCCCGCTTCGGCACTGACTTCATTTGAGAAAGATCGGAGAGAGTGATTATGGTTTCACTTTGTTTAGAAGGATCTCAAGCTTCTGTAACTGACGAAGCAGAGAAAGTTGCTGCTCGGTCACCCTCTTTCTGTTGGCGATCAGATTCTGCAGATGTCCCAGTGCGACCAACTTTGCGAGGTCGTCATTGCTAAGCGATTGCTTAGCGAGTAGCTCTTTCTCGGACTTTTTCCATTCCATATAGAAAAGTCTTCCTGATGGAGTCCACCTTGCAAAGATTTTCTTCGGTACAACCAGCAGTAGCCATCCAAGACACCAATCGGCATAAAGTACAATCGAAATTACCAGCGATTCATCGGGAAAAGAGAGGTATACCTGCCAGTTTCCAAAGACGAATTTGAGTATCACAGACCAGATTATCAGGTAGAAAACCGAAAACACAGACATAACGGTAGAGCCCAGATACTCATAAAACCTTCCAGACTTAACGATACGCATTGCATGCTTCTGCCAGAAAAGGTATTGCTCTTTGAACCCGTCAAGCGAGAAGTTGTCATTTTCTGCATCAGGAACCTCCACTGAACCGTCGTTGTTTCTTCGAAGTGATTTCAGCGTCTGTAAGGCCCACTGTTGTTGAGTTGGAATTCCACTGTTACCGGCACCAACTGATATTGAATTCTCCCCGAGGCTGATCTCTCCGCTGTTATGCATCTCAAGAATTGTTGCTAGAAATCCACTGTTATCCACTTCCTGGAAAGGGTTTTTGATTACTGCGTTAAGAAGATATCCCGGCACATCGTAAATCCGATAGCCAATTTCCGACTTCACCTGAGGCTCTACGCCGAAGAGGATAAACGTGAAAAACAATACGAAAAAGGGCACCGCGATTTGAAATCCAATCAAACCCGACAAGAAAGCCTGCTGGAACATAGCCATTTCGTGCTCTTTACGAATCGAACTCTTGCTTATCGTTGTGCTTACAGAATTAGCCATAGTATTTGCGATGCTTTTTGGAAATGAGATTTTTATCTCACCAGAAGCATTTGAAAGGACCGATTTCATCTGCAGTTTCACGGAGTTTCCTACTATCTCTACGCTGGCTTCTTTGTATGGTCTTACTGAAATGTCATTCTTGGTTATTCTGGAGACAATCGATTCGGGAAGTTCCATTGAGAGAGTGATGTCTCTTGTCATAGCATCCGAGTTTGGTTCCCAGAACCTGTAACTCAAGACTGCGATATCCGATCCAATTTCGACGACGCCGGAAATGTTGTACTCGGTAGTCATCATGAACTCGCTGACTTCCTCTTCAAGGAAGATCCTCGCATCAAAGCCTCCGGGAGAGGAAGAGATCTCTCTGACGACACCAACCTCCTGCGAGACATCAATAGAATACGAGTTCAAAACTGAAGGATACGATAAGTGAAGCCTCTTTGATGCTGTGCGGTTATTGCGAGAGAGCGAGTAGACTGAAAGTTCTTTGAC
This Mesotoga infera DNA region includes the following protein-coding sequences:
- a CDS encoding Gfo/Idh/MocA family oxidoreductase, translated to MKINLGVVGAGIASRELHLPALRNLSELFTVVAVNSRTRKKAEEFAGIVGGDVMVFDSYEEMLASESVDAVVLAVPISLNPKMIAAARRANKPVICEKPVAASVKEAVPLLRLPGESPVYIAENYRHIEVYEKAAKLLKEGRIGNPLAFSWLKWVDFGQDNKYVQTKWRQTPEHIGGFISDGGVHDVAALRKILGDVEEVSGFSKRSLDYLGAENCVVFNMTLKNGTIGNYSVVYGAPASLNRFEIVGTDGLMLVDKDGATIEIFAADREKIFVNKTDGFTEEFKDFYNVVKGEKNSLGAVGEAISDLATIEAGLVSAVEKRVVAVDSLLEESR
- the galK gene encoding galactokinase — its product is MKRYFVAPGRINVIGEHTDYNEGFVLPVAIDKYVLLSVEKTDGSRITLSSMGRESVSFDESRIEKTGDWSDYLKGVLWVLKDQLGIGFGGMNIEIHSNLPEGAGLSSSAAVEVAMIVALNSSFNLKLDETKLYTYAQRAENEFVGVKCGIMDQFAAVMGKKDKAIFLDTLEMRYEYVPLELGDYTFLVFDSKVHHSLLRGGYNKRREEARKALEILGKSSYRDVSMVDLFPNRSRLGELYYRRALHVVSENMRVLESVKIMSNSNFENLGRLLIQSHESLALDYEVSCDETDFIVNTLREMKGVSGARMIGAGFGGSVLALCEKEEEKKIVEVIKTRYKERFGIDLDSYEVRTSDGAKEVDSSFSL
- a CDS encoding DUF2207 domain-containing protein; the encoded protein is MKRKFERKYFFIIFMMVSGFFMFIALGNGFWRESAPYKIDSVEISAKLDEQGDLQVKELSVYSLSRNNRTASKRLHLSYPSVLNSYSIDVSQEVGVVREISSSPGGFDARIFLEEEVSEFMMTTEYNISGVVEIGSDIAVLSYRFWEPNSDAMTRDITLSMELPESIVSRITKNDISVRPYKEASVEIVGNSVKLQMKSVLSNASGEIKISFPKSIANTMANSVSTTISKSSIRKEHEMAMFQQAFLSGLIGFQIAVPFFVLFFTFILFGVEPQVKSEIGYRIYDVPGYLLNAVIKNPFQEVDNSGFLATILEMHNSGEISLGENSISVGAGNSGIPTQQQWALQTLKSLRRNNDGSVEVPDAENDNFSLDGFKEQYLFWQKHAMRIVKSGRFYEYLGSTVMSVFSVFYLIIWSVILKFVFGNWQVYLSFPDESLVISIVLYADWCLGWLLLVVPKKIFARWTPSGRLFYMEWKKSEKELLAKQSLSNDDLAKLVALGHLQNLIANRKRVTEQQLSLLRQLQKLEILLNKVKP
- a CDS encoding glutaredoxin family protein; protein product: MNAKVIVYSTPSCPWCKRAKDYFKTNGIPFKDYDVSKDRAKAEEMVKKSGQMGVPVITIGSQVIVGFDKSKIDNLLGIH